In Primulina eburnea isolate SZY01 chromosome 14, ASM2296580v1, whole genome shotgun sequence, the following proteins share a genomic window:
- the LOC140812140 gene encoding probable WRKY transcription factor 53 — protein sequence MENLGSCNKDSLIIELTRGRSYANQLKKELHPTPASCVHLLERVLSSYDNALSLLDCMALLRNGSDPRCEGSDPDSKGQVLSKNSKKRKTLATWSQLRACTEIGFESQLDDGYYWRKYGQKDILGAKHPRAYYRCTHRGTQGCLATKQVQRTDKDTSIFEVTYTGKHTCIQEMRKRKKENLDIKKRREEKEASARRSGQKNLTSKPENQEMSIKDESVPTFTSSPTPIGYENVETSFFSKPGNFVGMSNPPPFLSPDTSESYLLLSPCQINDIELSDILQSSESDFAEINFNPAPIEDFPSGELDLLMDQIDFSSFFDGSI from the exons ATGGAAAATCTTGGAAGCTGTAATAAAGATAGTCTTATAATTGAGCTAACTCGAGGGAGGAGTTATGCGAATCAGCTGAAAAAAGAGCTTCACCCCACTCCTGCTTCATGTGTTCATTTACTGGAGAGAGTACTTTCTTCTTATGATAATGCATTATCGCTGCTTGATTGCATGGCTTTGCTACGGAATGGATCAGACCCCAGATGTGAAGGATCCGATCCGGACTCTAAGGGTCAAGTCCTAAGCAAAAATTCCAAGAAAAG AAAGACATTAGCAACATGGAGCCAACTGCGTGCGTGCACTGAAATAGGGTTTGAAAGTCAACTTGATGATGGCTATTACTGGAGGAAATATGGGCAGAAAGATATTTTAGGGGCTAAGCATCCAAG GGCTTATTATAGATGCACTCACCGCGGTACGCAAGGATGCTTGGCGACTAAACAAGTGCAACGAACAGATAAAGACACTTCGATCTTCGAAGTGACTTACACAGGGAAACACACATGTATTCAGGAAATGcggaaaaggaaaaaagaaaatcTTGATATAAAAAAGAGGAGAGAAGAAAAGGAAGCGAGTGCAAGACGTTCAGGACAGAAGAATTTGACCTCTAAACCAGAGAATCAAGAAATGTCCATTAAGGATGAGAGTGTTCCAACTTTTACCTCTTCTCCCACACCAATTGGATATGAAAATGTGGAAACTTCATTTTTTTCGAAGCCCGGAAACTTTGTTGGAATGAGTAATCCGCCTCCGTTTTTGTCTCCAGACACATCCGAGTCCTATCTCCTACTTTCACCATGCCAGATTAATGATATTGAGCTTAGTGACATTTTACAAAGTTCAGAATCAGATTTTGCAGAAATAAACTTCAATCCAGCCCCGATCGAGGATTTCCCATCGGGAGAGTTGGATCTCTTGATGGATCAAATAGACTTCAGCTCTTTTTTTGATGGATCCATCTGA
- the LOC140812137 gene encoding NADPH HC-toxin reductase 1-like, whose protein sequence is MMEQGKCKVCVTGGAGYIASALIKKLLSEGYIVHATLRDLDDHSKVDVLKSFDGADTGLKLFKADIYRAEEFEEAILGCEFVFHVATPLLHSDGHKYKNRVDATVDSAKIVAGLCVRSGTVRRLIHTASVMAASPLKDGRSTYKEYMDETCWTPADFSIPYTSDYVEEYVQAKTLAERELLSFGNGEMEVVTLACGLVGGETLMPHTPLSVKTILGFLTNDEFGYIALKFLENLVAKVPLSHVEDITNALVFCMKEQTINGRFLCANGYVSTADMARYYQKKYPEFSINKEHLECPKRDTKWGSVLLEKRGFEYKYDWRVVLDDSIICAKKNGDIGI, encoded by the exons ATGATGGAGCAGGGAAAGTGTAAGGTGTGCGTGACGGGAGGAGCAGGCTATATTGCTTCCGCGCTGATAAAGAAACTTCTGAGTGAAGGCTATATTGTTCACGCTACACTAAGGGATTTGG ATGATCATTCGAAGGTCGACGTTTTGAAGAGTTTCGATGGAGCAGACACAGGACTCAAATTATTTAAAGCTGACATATACAGAGCCGAAGAATTTGAGGAAGCAATCCTAGGTTGTGAGTTTGTTTTCCATGTTGCAACCCCTTTGCTCCACTCTGATGGCCACAAG TACAAGAACCGGGTGGATGCGACTGTCGATTCGGCAAAGATAGTTGCGGGTTTATGCGTTAGATCAGGAACGGTGAGGAGGCTTATTCACACAGCCTCTGTAATGGCTGCTTCACCATTGAAAGATGGAAGGAGTACTTATAAGGAGTACATGGACGAAACTTGTTGGACCCCTGCTGATTTCTCTATCCCTTACACAAGTGATTATGTCGAG GAGTATGTTCAAGCAAAGACGTTGGCTGAGAGAGAACTTTTAAGCTTTGGCAATGGAGAAATGGAGGTGGTGACACTAGCTTGTGGCCTTGTCGGGGGAGAGACTTTGATGCCTCACACACCCTTAAGCGTAAAGACAATCTTGGGATTTCTCACAAACGATGAATTTGGATACATTGCCCTCAAATTCTTGGAAAATTTGGTGGCAAAAGTCCCCTTATCCCACGTTGAGGATATAACAAATGCCCTTGTCTTCTGCATGAAAGAACAAACTATCAATGGTCGATTCTTGTGTGCAAATGGATACGTTTCAACTGCAGATATGGCCCGATACTATCAAAAGAAATACCCAGAATTTAGTATAAACAAAGA GCACTTGGAATGTCCTAAAAGAGACACCAAATGGGGATCTGTTCTGCTTGAGAAAAGGGGTTTCGAGTACAAGTATGATTGGCGTGTGGTTCTGGATGATAGCATCATATGTGCAAAGAAAAATGGAGATATTGGAATATAA
- the LOC140812711 gene encoding hydroquinone glucosyltransferase-like yields the protein MEITSNPHIAIIPTPGIGHLIPLLEFAKKLLHLHDISATFLIPNEGQPLTTAQKTFLLAIPPGISYISLPPVNLDDLPSGTKIETRISHTVARSLPSIRHVVESLNGTQKLAAFVADLFATDVFDLGIQLKIPVYLFFPPSASSLSLALYLPDLEKTVSSEFRDAADKIQIPGCIPIERRDLSDSMEDRKDEAYGWMLHHMKRYRMADGLLVNSFKELEPGAIEALQQQESGKPPVYPIGPLILTGSKSDDPCLKWLDDQPTGSVLYVSFGSGGTLSQAQISEIALGLEKSEQRFLWVIRCPNDRVSNAAYFDSHNSDDPLAYLPEKFIERTKNRGLLVPMWAPQAQILAHDSVSGFLTHCGWNSVLESVVNGVPLIAWPLYAEQKMNAFFLDKSLKVALRPKMGGNGLVGRDEICSVVKGLMEGEEAKSIRSRMGELKDSAAKVLGENGSCLQILGMLGEKWKNDVRGDC from the coding sequence ATGGAGATAACCAGTAATCCTCACATCGCCATTATTCCAACTCCAGGCATCGGGCACCTCATTCCTTTACTCGAATTCGCCAAGAAACTCCTCCATCTCCACGATATCTCCGCAACATTCCTTATCCCGAACGAAGGCCAACCTCTCACCACAGCCCAGAAAACGTTCCTTCTAGCTATCCCTCCTGGAATAAGCTATATATCCCTCCCGCCTGTAAACTTGGACGATTTGCCTTCCGGAACCAAGATCGAAACCCGTATATCCCACACCGTCGCACGTTCTCTGCCCTCGATTCGCCACGTCGTTGAGTCCTTAAATGGTACCCAGAAGCTTGCTGCGTTCGTTGCTGATCTGTTTGCCACTGATGTATTCGACCTTGGTATACAACTTAAAATTCCAGTATATCTTTTCTTCCCCCCTTCTGCTAGTAGTTTGTCTCTTGCTTTGTACCTGCCAGATCTCGAAAAAACGGTCTCGTCCGAATTCAGGGACGCAGCGGACAAGATTCAGATTCCCGGGTGTATACCCATTGAAAGGAGAGATCTTTCTGATTCTATGGAGGACAGGAAGGATGAAGCGTACGGATGGATGCTTCACCATATGAAAAGGTATAGAATGGCTGATGGCTTGTTAGTTAACAGTTTCAAGGAATTGGAGCCTGGTGCCATTGAAGCTTTACAGCAACAAGAAAGTGGGAAGCCCCCTGTTTACCCGATTGGACCCCTGATTCTTACTGGTTCTAAATCTGATGATCCGTGCTTAAAGTGGCTAGACGACCAACCAACGGGTTCGGTTTTGTACGTTTCTTTTGGAAGCGGTGGCACTTTATCTCAGGCTCAGATATCCGAAATTGCGTTAGGTTTAGAGAAGAGCGAGCAGAGATTTTTATGGGTTATCAGATGCCCAAATGACAGGGTTTCCAATGCTGCATACTTCGATAGTCACAATTCCGATGACCCATTAGCGTACTTGCCCGAAAAATTTATCGAGAGGACCAAAAACCGTGGGCTGCTAGTCCCTATGTGGGCACCACAGGCACAAATCTTGGCCCACGATTCGGTTTCAGGTTTTCTGACGCACTGTGGATGGAACTCGGTTCTTGAAAGTGTAGTTAATGGGGTACCGTTGATCGCTTGGCCGCTTTATGCAGAGCAGAAGATGAACGCCTTCTTTCTGGACAAGAGTTTAAAAGTGGCGCTGAGGCCGAAGATGGGGGGAAACGGATTGGTGGGGAGGGATGAAATTTGTAGTGTCGTCAAGGGTTTGATGGAAGGGGAAGAAGCGAAAAGCATTCGTAGTCGAATGGGGGAGCTTAAGGATAGTGCAGCAAAGGTGCTTGGTGAGAATGGTTCTTGCCTCCAAATATTGGGTATGTTAGGTGAAAAATGGAAGAATGATGTTCGGGGAGATTGCTAA